The following coding sequences lie in one Syngnathoides biaculeatus isolate LvHL_M chromosome 16, ASM1980259v1, whole genome shotgun sequence genomic window:
- the zgc:65811 gene encoding CD9 antigen isoform X1, which translates to MEVRLVAARTVMALDGCGLACKYILFLFNLLFAVLGFAFLGLGLWLRFSDNTRPIFEINALNSSTFVLGVILLIALGTVMLVVVTVGDYGACSEKKCALQVFSVLLFILAVAEVVFGIVAYTQREEVGMRVAEFYTSIYTLFATSKDVGIGVTLMFIHEMLHCCGLTGVTLLEIVSQTCPKPKSFLENIAMPTCPGVITDFFNSNAQMVMAIFIGTGALLIIAFICSVILNEKLRVSSSSSPQYIILTNAAQSLPVVSQHQHESSLNPDQEPVTFTPLT; encoded by the exons aTGGAAGTCAG ACTCGTCGCAGCGCGAACAGTCATGGCTTTGGACGGTTGCGGCCTCGCTTGTAAATATATCCTGTTCCTCTTCAATCTCCTCTTTGCG gTGCTGGGTTTTGCCTTTTTGGGTCTGGGCCTGTGGCTCAGGTTCAGTGACAACACCAGACCAATCTTTGAAATAAATGCCCTTAACTCCAGTACATTTGTGTTGG GTGTGATTCTACTGATCGCACTCGGCACAGTGATGCTGGTCGTCGTCACGGTTGGCGACTACGGGGCCTGCAGCGAGAAGAAATGTGCTCTCCAAGTG TTCTCCGTCCTTTTGTTCATCCTGGCAGTGGCCGAGGTCGTTTTTGGTATCGTCGCTTACACGCAACGGGAAGAG gtTGGGATGAGGGTCGCAGAATTCTACACTAGCATCTATACTTTGTTTGCAACCAGCAAAGATGTGGGCATCGGTGTCACACTGATGTTCATTCATGAGATG CTTCACTGCTGTGGTTTGACGGGGGTCACGTTGTTGGAGATTGTTTCACAGACCTGCCCCAAGCCAAAAAGCTTCTTGGAGAACATTGCCATGCCT ACATGTCCTGGAGTCATCACCGATTTCTTCAACAGCAACGCACAGATGGTTATGGCCATCTTCATTGGAACTGGAGCTCTTTTG ATCATTGCATTCATATGCAGCGTGATCCTCAATGAGAAGCTTCGCGTGTCCAGCTCATCCTCTCCTCAGTACATCATCTTGACCAACGCTGCGCAATCCCTGCCTGTCGTTTCCCAGCATCAGCATGAGTCCAGCTTGAACCCCGACCAAGAACCAGTCACCTTCACCCCTCTCACTTAG
- the zgc:65811 gene encoding CD9 antigen isoform X3 has protein sequence MEVRLVAARTVMALDGCGLACKYILFLFNLLFAVLGFAFLGLGLWLRFSDNTRPIFEINALNSSTFVLGVILLIALGTVMLVVVTVGDYGACSEKKCALQVFSVLLFILAVAEVVFGIVAYTQREEVGMRVAEFYTSIYTLFATSKDVGIGVTLMFIHEMLHCCGLTGVTLLEIVSQTCPKPKSFLENIAMPTCPGVITDFFNSNAQMVMAIFIGTGALLIIALVCATILLKQIKKDLTAAAAHYSAVY, from the exons aTGGAAGTCAG ACTCGTCGCAGCGCGAACAGTCATGGCTTTGGACGGTTGCGGCCTCGCTTGTAAATATATCCTGTTCCTCTTCAATCTCCTCTTTGCG gTGCTGGGTTTTGCCTTTTTGGGTCTGGGCCTGTGGCTCAGGTTCAGTGACAACACCAGACCAATCTTTGAAATAAATGCCCTTAACTCCAGTACATTTGTGTTGG GTGTGATTCTACTGATCGCACTCGGCACAGTGATGCTGGTCGTCGTCACGGTTGGCGACTACGGGGCCTGCAGCGAGAAGAAATGTGCTCTCCAAGTG TTCTCCGTCCTTTTGTTCATCCTGGCAGTGGCCGAGGTCGTTTTTGGTATCGTCGCTTACACGCAACGGGAAGAG gtTGGGATGAGGGTCGCAGAATTCTACACTAGCATCTATACTTTGTTTGCAACCAGCAAAGATGTGGGCATCGGTGTCACACTGATGTTCATTCATGAGATG CTTCACTGCTGTGGTTTGACGGGGGTCACGTTGTTGGAGATTGTTTCACAGACCTGCCCCAAGCCAAAAAGCTTCTTGGAGAACATTGCCATGCCT ACATGTCCTGGAGTCATCACCGATTTCTTCAACAGCAACGCACAGATGGTTATGGCCATCTTCATTGGAACTGGAGCTCTTTTG ATCATTGCCCTGGTGTGTGCCACTATCCTCTTGAAACAGATCAAGAAAGACCTGACGGCTGCCGCTGCACACTACTCCGCTGTCTACTAG
- the zgc:65811 gene encoding CD9 antigen isoform X2: MALDGCGLACKYILFLFNLLFAVLGFAFLGLGLWLRFSDNTRPIFEINALNSSTFVLGVILLIALGTVMLVVVTVGDYGACSEKKCALQVFSVLLFILAVAEVVFGIVAYTQREEVGMRVAEFYTSIYTLFATSKDVGIGVTLMFIHEMLHCCGLTGVTLLEIVSQTCPKPKSFLENIAMPTCPGVITDFFNSNAQMVMAIFIGTGALLIIAFICSVILNEKLRVSSSSSPQYIILTNAAQSLPVVSQHQHESSLNPDQEPVTFTPLT, translated from the exons ATGGCTTTGGACGGTTGCGGCCTCGCTTGTAAATATATCCTGTTCCTCTTCAATCTCCTCTTTGCG gTGCTGGGTTTTGCCTTTTTGGGTCTGGGCCTGTGGCTCAGGTTCAGTGACAACACCAGACCAATCTTTGAAATAAATGCCCTTAACTCCAGTACATTTGTGTTGG GTGTGATTCTACTGATCGCACTCGGCACAGTGATGCTGGTCGTCGTCACGGTTGGCGACTACGGGGCCTGCAGCGAGAAGAAATGTGCTCTCCAAGTG TTCTCCGTCCTTTTGTTCATCCTGGCAGTGGCCGAGGTCGTTTTTGGTATCGTCGCTTACACGCAACGGGAAGAG gtTGGGATGAGGGTCGCAGAATTCTACACTAGCATCTATACTTTGTTTGCAACCAGCAAAGATGTGGGCATCGGTGTCACACTGATGTTCATTCATGAGATG CTTCACTGCTGTGGTTTGACGGGGGTCACGTTGTTGGAGATTGTTTCACAGACCTGCCCCAAGCCAAAAAGCTTCTTGGAGAACATTGCCATGCCT ACATGTCCTGGAGTCATCACCGATTTCTTCAACAGCAACGCACAGATGGTTATGGCCATCTTCATTGGAACTGGAGCTCTTTTG ATCATTGCATTCATATGCAGCGTGATCCTCAATGAGAAGCTTCGCGTGTCCAGCTCATCCTCTCCTCAGTACATCATCTTGACCAACGCTGCGCAATCCCTGCCTGTCGTTTCCCAGCATCAGCATGAGTCCAGCTTGAACCCCGACCAAGAACCAGTCACCTTCACCCCTCTCACTTAG